One window of Saccharopolyspora phatthalungensis genomic DNA carries:
- a CDS encoding NADH-quinone oxidoreductase subunit G, which produces MTVAPSSQDTAEARPLPPGHVRLTIDGIEVVAPKGELLIRTAERMGITIPRFCDHPLLDPAGACRQCLVEVEMGGRPMPKPQASCTMTVADGMVVKTQVTSPVADKAQQGVMELLLINHPLDCPICDKGGECPLQNQALKHGRAESRFRDTKRTFPKPVPISSQVLLDRERCVLCQRCTRFSKQVAGDPFIELLERGVLQQIGIGEQQPFQSYFSGNTIQICPVGALTSAAYRFRSRPFDLVSTPGQCEHCASGCEIRNDWRRGKVMRRLAGDDPEVNEEWICDKGRFAFRYATANDRITRPLVRQDGELRPASWTEALQAAAKGLADARDANGVGVLPGGRLTIEDAYAYSKFARITLRTNDIDYRARPHSDEELRFLESTVVGTTPDTGVTYRELESAPAVLCVAFEPEEESPIVFLRLRKAARKRGTKVFHVGPWSSPGVEKTTVIVHDGGPVRTGSLVPCVPGGEAAALRALPSDVDEELRQPGAVLIVGERAAEVPGLYSEVLRTAERTGARVAWIPRRAGELGGIEAGALPTLLPGGRPVADAAARAELERAWGLGPDTLPAASGRDLTGILTAAATGALSGLVVGGVDPNDLPDPALADKALRRADFVVSLELRPSAVTEHADVVLPIAPSVEKSGSYLNWEGRRREFSTTIEGTGALPDCRVLDTLAVEMDADLFTQTPAAVGAELARIGPYLGTGLPAPDEPPAPVPGPGPGQAVLATWRQLLDNGSLQADEPNLAGTARRIVAVLSPRTAQRIGLGHAQRIEIRTAKGAIVLAAELAEMPDDVVWLPADSGSSKVHRTLGVGHGAVVDIAAVAPLYPASGNGQAPAADGGATHLDGGRA; this is translated from the coding sequence ATGACGGTGGCACCCAGCTCTCAAGACACCGCAGAAGCCCGTCCGCTGCCGCCCGGCCACGTCCGCCTGACCATCGACGGCATCGAGGTCGTGGCGCCCAAGGGTGAGCTTTTGATCCGCACCGCCGAGCGGATGGGCATCACCATTCCGCGGTTCTGCGACCACCCGCTGCTGGACCCGGCCGGGGCCTGCCGGCAGTGCCTGGTCGAGGTCGAGATGGGCGGGCGGCCGATGCCCAAGCCGCAGGCGTCCTGCACCATGACCGTCGCCGACGGCATGGTGGTCAAGACGCAGGTGACCTCGCCGGTGGCGGACAAGGCGCAGCAGGGCGTGATGGAGCTGCTGCTGATCAACCACCCGCTCGACTGCCCGATCTGCGATAAGGGCGGCGAGTGCCCGCTGCAGAACCAGGCGTTGAAGCACGGCCGCGCGGAGTCCCGCTTCCGCGACACGAAGCGGACCTTCCCCAAACCGGTGCCGATCTCCTCGCAGGTGCTGCTGGACCGCGAGCGCTGCGTGCTGTGTCAGCGCTGCACCCGATTTTCCAAGCAGGTGGCCGGGGATCCGTTCATCGAGCTGCTGGAGCGCGGGGTGTTGCAGCAGATCGGCATCGGCGAGCAGCAGCCGTTCCAGAGCTACTTCTCCGGCAACACCATTCAGATCTGCCCGGTCGGGGCGCTGACCAGCGCGGCCTACCGGTTCCGGTCCCGGCCGTTCGACCTGGTGTCGACGCCCGGCCAGTGCGAGCACTGCGCGTCGGGCTGCGAGATCCGCAACGACTGGCGGCGCGGCAAGGTGATGCGCCGGCTCGCCGGGGACGACCCGGAGGTGAACGAGGAGTGGATCTGCGACAAGGGCCGGTTCGCCTTCCGCTACGCCACCGCCAACGACCGGATCACCCGGCCGCTGGTCCGGCAGGACGGCGAACTCCGCCCCGCTTCGTGGACCGAGGCGCTGCAAGCCGCCGCGAAGGGGCTGGCCGACGCGCGTGACGCCAACGGCGTCGGAGTGCTGCCCGGCGGACGGCTGACCATCGAGGACGCCTACGCCTACTCGAAGTTCGCGCGGATCACGTTGCGCACCAACGACATCGACTACCGGGCCCGGCCGCACTCCGATGAGGAGCTGCGCTTCCTGGAGTCCACTGTGGTCGGTACGACACCGGACACCGGGGTGACCTACCGGGAACTGGAGTCCGCGCCCGCCGTGCTGTGCGTGGCGTTCGAGCCGGAAGAGGAATCGCCGATCGTCTTCCTGCGGCTGCGCAAGGCGGCCCGCAAGCGCGGAACCAAGGTTTTCCACGTCGGCCCGTGGTCCTCGCCGGGCGTGGAGAAGACGACGGTCATCGTGCACGACGGCGGCCCGGTCCGAACCGGATCGCTGGTGCCCTGCGTGCCGGGCGGCGAGGCCGCGGCGCTGCGCGCGCTGCCGTCCGATGTGGACGAAGAATTGCGGCAGCCGGGAGCGGTCCTCATCGTCGGCGAGCGAGCCGCGGAGGTACCCGGCCTGTACTCGGAGGTTCTGCGCACGGCCGAGCGGACCGGCGCCCGGGTCGCGTGGATCCCGCGCCGGGCCGGGGAACTCGGCGGGATCGAGGCCGGTGCCCTCCCGACGCTGCTGCCCGGGGGCCGCCCGGTGGCCGATGCGGCCGCACGCGCCGAGCTGGAACGGGCATGGGGCCTCGGCCCCGACACCCTGCCCGCCGCTTCCGGGCGGGACCTCACTGGAATCCTCACCGCAGCGGCCACCGGGGCGCTCTCCGGGCTGGTCGTCGGCGGGGTCGACCCGAACGACCTGCCCGACCCGGCGCTGGCCGACAAGGCGCTGCGCCGCGCGGACTTCGTGGTCAGCCTGGAGCTGCGGCCGAGCGCGGTCACCGAGCACGCCGACGTGGTGCTGCCCATCGCGCCGAGCGTCGAGAAGTCCGGCAGCTACCTGAACTGGGAAGGCCGCCGGCGCGAGTTCAGCACGACCATCGAAGGCACCGGCGCGCTGCCGGACTGCCGGGTGCTCGACACGCTCGCCGTCGAGATGGACGCGGACCTGTTCACGCAGACCCCGGCCGCCGTCGGCGCCGAACTCGCCCGCATCGGGCCGTACCTCGGTACCGGGCTGCCGGCACCGGACGAACCGCCGGCACCGGTACCGGGCCCCGGCCCGGGGCAGGCCGTGCTGGCCACCTGGCGGCAGCTGCTCGACAACGGGTCGCTGCAGGCCGACGAGCCGAACCTGGCGGGCACCGCGCGGCGCATCGTCGCGGTGCTCTCGCCGCGCACCGCGCAGCGGATCGGGCTCGGCCACGCGCAGCGCATCGAGATCCGCACCGCCAAGGGCGCGATCGTGCTCGCGGCGGAGCTCGCCGAAATGCCCGACGACGTGGTATGGCTGCCCGCCGACTCCGGGTCGTCGAAGGTGCACCGGACCCTGGGCGTCGGCCACGGCGCGGTCGTCGACATCGCCGCGGTCGCGCCGCTTTACCCCGCGTCCGGCAACGGCCAAGCGCCCGCCGCCGACGGCGGTGCGACCCACCTCGACGGGGGGAGAGCATGA